Proteins from one Kiritimatiellia bacterium genomic window:
- a CDS encoding GNAT family N-acetyltransferase, translating into YVADHGREIEGYVTCKLLGAGVGQIGLFAVSAPARGRGIGRHLLNAAIQWFAERDCRAVDVVTQGSNVAAQRIYQRHGFVTRDVSVWLHKWFAKT; encoded by the coding sequence ATATGTGGCCGATCATGGGAGGGAGATTGAAGGATACGTTACGTGTAAGCTTCTGGGCGCGGGAGTGGGACAAATCGGGTTGTTTGCCGTCTCAGCGCCTGCTCGGGGGAGGGGGATTGGTCGGCACTTGCTGAATGCGGCCATCCAATGGTTTGCCGAACGTGACTGCAGAGCGGTGGATGTCGTGACGCAGGGCTCGAATGTGGCTGCCCAACGAATCTATCAGCGACATGGATTCGTTACACGCGATGTAAGCGTCTGGCTTCACAAGTGGTTCGCCAAAACATAA